One Polynucleobacter sp. MWH-Spelu-300-X4 genomic window carries:
- a CDS encoding cyclopropane-fatty-acyl-phospholipid synthase family protein, giving the protein MLHKHTKKIFQHLSKIQGGQLHLTLPNQHQEIFGNLDNYPNGKAIELTINDWKVLKLIISRGDIGFAESYIQGLWETNNLEGLIRLILINRKTLENLIYGSFLGSIFYRIKHFFHKNTRSGSKKNIHAHYDLGNEFYKLWLDPSMMYSSALFEGNFSQSLESAQSAKIQKILGELKCSPNEKVLEIGCGWGGFMDASLNQGLKITGLTLSHEQKKYIETKFSSTTNAEVLFMDYRDSMEQYDGIASIEMFEAVGEAYWPDYFDTLYRCLKPGKRAVIQTIVIDDQLFEKYRNETDFIQQYIFPGGMLPSANVFKDHAKRAGLQLVNQYAFGEDYAETLRIWSKSFNAQLHKIHQLGFKDEFIRLWNFYLMYCAAGFAEKNIDVIQFTLEKPHEEI; this is encoded by the coding sequence ATGCTGCATAAACATACTAAAAAAATATTCCAGCATCTATCAAAAATACAAGGGGGGCAATTACACCTCACCCTACCTAATCAGCATCAAGAAATTTTTGGAAACCTCGATAATTACCCCAATGGAAAAGCTATTGAATTAACTATCAATGACTGGAAAGTCTTAAAGTTAATCATTTCACGCGGGGATATTGGCTTTGCAGAGTCTTATATACAAGGACTTTGGGAAACCAATAATTTAGAAGGTCTTATTAGACTTATATTAATAAATAGAAAAACTCTAGAGAATTTGATCTATGGATCTTTTTTAGGTTCTATTTTTTATCGAATAAAACATTTTTTCCATAAAAATACTCGCTCAGGAAGTAAAAAAAATATCCATGCGCATTACGACTTAGGTAATGAATTTTATAAATTGTGGCTCGATCCCAGCATGATGTACTCAAGCGCATTATTTGAAGGAAATTTTTCTCAAAGCCTCGAATCAGCTCAATCTGCAAAAATTCAGAAGATTTTGGGGGAACTCAAATGCTCTCCCAATGAAAAAGTATTAGAAATCGGTTGTGGCTGGGGAGGTTTTATGGATGCCAGCCTCAATCAAGGTCTAAAAATAACTGGCCTAACCCTCTCTCACGAACAAAAGAAATATATTGAAACCAAATTCTCCAGCACCACGAATGCGGAAGTGCTGTTTATGGACTACAGGGATAGCATGGAACAATACGATGGAATTGCCTCCATTGAAATGTTTGAGGCTGTTGGAGAGGCTTATTGGCCGGACTACTTTGATACCTTATATCGCTGCTTAAAACCCGGAAAGCGAGCTGTTATTCAAACCATCGTGATTGATGATCAGCTATTTGAAAAATATCGAAATGAGACTGATTTTATTCAACAGTATATTTTCCCTGGTGGCATGCTGCCATCTGCAAACGTATTCAAAGATCATGCAAAACGTGCCGGATTGCAATTAGTCAACCAATATGCATTCGGGGAAGACTATGCGGAAACCTTAAGAATATGGAGCAAGTCATTTAATGCTCAACTGCATAAAATTCACCAACTGGGTTTTAAAGATGAATTCATTCGATTGTGGAATTTTTATTTAATGTACTGCGCAGCAGGATTTGCAGAGAAAAATATTGACGTGATTCAATTTACGTTGGAAAAGCCTCATGAAGAAATTTGA
- a CDS encoding DUF1365 domain-containing protein, with amino-acid sequence MASLNSASICFGEVLHKRTKPKKNAFRYQVFFLRIPMRSRNTDRTLLSKSGVGDNSFSWISFYDRDHGQGDPDALAWIENKLKKSNINDVDGEIWLHTFPRVLGYVFNPVSFWFCQNSEGQIKAIVAEVNNTFGDRHCYLLKPHQKNQIQYGEPLTADKEFHVSPFFDVLGHYVFRFMRKETSSSDAQNVSGIEYWHDTELLLSTSISGRELPLTKVNIVKSIVKFPLLTFGVILKIHWQAIKLWYKGAKFYSRPTSTGSEIK; translated from the coding sequence ATGGCAAGCTTGAATTCAGCTTCGATCTGTTTTGGTGAGGTTTTACACAAAAGAACAAAACCAAAGAAAAATGCTTTCAGGTACCAAGTATTTTTCTTGAGAATTCCCATGCGATCACGAAATACTGATAGAACCCTTTTATCTAAATCAGGGGTTGGGGACAATTCTTTCTCATGGATTTCTTTTTATGATCGCGATCATGGTCAAGGCGACCCAGATGCACTTGCTTGGATTGAAAATAAATTAAAAAAATCAAATATCAATGATGTTGATGGCGAAATTTGGCTACATACCTTCCCTAGAGTTTTGGGATATGTCTTTAATCCAGTTAGCTTCTGGTTCTGCCAAAACTCTGAAGGCCAAATCAAAGCCATTGTGGCTGAAGTCAACAATACTTTTGGCGATAGACATTGCTACTTATTAAAGCCCCATCAAAAAAATCAAATCCAATATGGTGAACCTCTAACCGCGGATAAAGAATTTCATGTATCACCTTTTTTTGATGTGTTAGGTCATTATGTATTTCGGTTCATGAGAAAAGAAACATCTTCAAGTGATGCACAAAATGTCTCGGGAATTGAATACTGGCACGACACAGAGCTTTTACTTAGCACTAGCATTAGCGGGAGGGAACTGCCATTAACGAAAGTCAATATTGTTAAATCAATCGTTAAGTTTCCACTGCTAACATTTGGAGTTATTTTAAAAATTCATTGGCAGGCCATCAAACTTTGGTACAAAGGCGCTAAATTCTACAGCCGGCCAACATCAACGGGATCCGAAATAAAGTAA
- a CDS encoding NAD(P)/FAD-dependent oxidoreductase has product MRQKKQLAIIGAGISGLGCAYYLRENPHIEITIFEKESRLGGHSNTIDFLDQGSNKTYGIDTGFLVFNRRTYPHLLQLFKELDVPIADSEMSFSVSIPTNGNSSPLEWAGTDLNSIFAQRHNLWNFDFLGMLKDIIRFNKLAKTIARNNELTDFTDKAQESVEEFLVKHKFGSPFKNWYLLPMIGAIWSCPVSEMMQFPIKTLIHFCDNHGLLNIIDRPQWLTVDGGSREYVSRLVNKLKSSGIKIDHKAISQVDRTLNAEKITLTCDSGEQLEFDEVVFACHSDETIKILKDASKEERMILSSIPYQKNTAYLHIDESLLPKNKKAWAAWNYSSKALGSNGNDVASHVCVHYLINKLQPLPDYLKNQSIIVSLNPHTLPKESLTQRVIHYSHPLFDGAAIHSQKQLPLIQGKNNTWYCGAWTGYGFHEDGLKSGELVAMDILESINSEISSESFPSEKI; this is encoded by the coding sequence ATGAGACAAAAAAAACAATTAGCCATTATTGGTGCCGGCATTTCAGGCCTAGGTTGTGCTTACTATCTTAGAGAAAATCCACACATTGAAATTACTATATTTGAAAAAGAATCTCGTTTAGGCGGACATAGCAACACGATTGATTTTTTAGACCAAGGTAGCAATAAAACATACGGAATTGACACAGGATTTTTGGTTTTTAACCGCCGCACATATCCACATTTATTACAGTTATTCAAAGAACTTGATGTGCCAATTGCTGACTCTGAAATGTCATTTTCGGTATCTATACCCACAAATGGAAATAGTTCCCCATTAGAGTGGGCAGGAACCGATCTCAATAGTATTTTTGCGCAAAGACATAATTTGTGGAATTTTGATTTTTTAGGGATGCTAAAAGACATTATTAGATTTAATAAATTAGCTAAAACTATTGCCCGAAATAATGAATTAACTGACTTTACAGATAAAGCTCAAGAATCAGTTGAAGAGTTTCTTGTCAAACATAAATTTGGCTCCCCCTTCAAAAATTGGTATTTATTACCAATGATCGGTGCCATCTGGTCTTGCCCTGTTAGCGAAATGATGCAATTTCCAATTAAGACTCTGATTCATTTTTGTGACAACCATGGCTTACTAAATATTATTGACCGACCTCAATGGCTGACTGTTGATGGCGGCTCACGTGAATATGTTTCGCGCTTAGTCAACAAATTAAAAAGCAGCGGCATCAAGATTGATCACAAGGCAATCAGCCAAGTTGATCGAACACTGAATGCAGAGAAAATAACTTTAACTTGTGATTCCGGGGAGCAGCTTGAGTTTGATGAGGTTGTTTTCGCTTGCCATAGCGATGAAACCATAAAAATACTGAAAGATGCCAGCAAAGAAGAACGAATGATTCTTTCATCAATTCCCTACCAGAAAAATACTGCTTATCTACATATAGATGAATCATTACTACCAAAGAATAAAAAGGCTTGGGCAGCATGGAATTATTCCTCTAAAGCCTTAGGCTCTAATGGCAATGATGTTGCCTCTCATGTATGCGTTCATTACCTGATCAACAAACTACAGCCCCTACCTGATTATCTTAAAAATCAATCTATTATTGTTAGCTTAAATCCCCACACATTACCCAAAGAGTCGTTAACTCAAAGAGTCATTCATTACTCGCACCCCCTATTTGATGGTGCAGCCATCCATAGCCAAAAACAATTACCCTTGATTCAAGGAAAAAACAATACTTGGTACTGTGGTGCATGGACCGGCTATGGCTTTCATGAGGACGGCCTGAAATCTGGTGAATTAGTGGCAATGGATATTCTTGAATCGATCAATTCTGAGATATCAAGTGAATCATTCCCATCAGAAAAAATTTAA
- a CDS encoding proteasome-type protease: protein MTYCVGVLLDQGLVLASDTRTNAGVDQVAIFPKMHIFEIPGERIITLMTAGNLAITQSIVRRLRESIEKNDGPHLHNVDSLFAATSLVGDEVRFAFEKDAEHLKNHHADFQVSIIVAGQIKGEKPRLFSIYNAGNFIETSAETPYFQIGETKYGKPIIDRVVRHDTSLMDAVKCILISFDSTIRSNISVAAPIDVMMYKTNSFQSNLKQRVLESDPYYSSIRKGWAEGLKTVFTELPNPDWGK from the coding sequence ATGACCTATTGTGTTGGTGTTTTATTAGACCAAGGATTAGTTTTAGCTTCGGATACACGAACTAATGCCGGAGTTGATCAAGTAGCAATCTTTCCAAAAATGCATATTTTTGAGATTCCTGGCGAGAGAATCATTACTTTGATGACAGCTGGAAATTTGGCTATTACCCAATCTATCGTAAGACGCCTCAGAGAATCCATTGAAAAAAATGACGGCCCTCATCTACATAATGTTGATTCATTATTTGCAGCCACTAGCCTTGTTGGAGATGAAGTGAGGTTCGCATTTGAAAAAGATGCCGAGCACCTCAAGAACCATCATGCTGACTTTCAGGTCAGCATCATCGTAGCTGGGCAAATCAAAGGAGAGAAGCCACGGTTATTTAGCATTTATAACGCAGGTAATTTTATTGAAACGAGTGCTGAAACACCCTATTTCCAAATTGGTGAAACCAAATATGGCAAACCAATTATTGACCGCGTAGTACGACACGACACTAGCCTTATGGATGCCGTGAAATGCATCCTAATTTCATTTGATTCAACTATTAGAAGCAATATATCTGTAGCAGCTCCTATCGATGTCATGATGTACAAAACCAATTCATTTCAATCGAATCTTAAACAACGAGTCTTAGAAAGTGATCCTTATTACTCCTCTATTAGAAAAGGTTGGGCAGAGGGTTTGAAGACGGTATTTACAGAATTACCAAATCCAGATTGGGGTAAGTAA
- a CDS encoding transglutaminase family protein, with protein sequence MQLTIKHTTQYQYADPLLYSIQQLKLTPQNGFGQRVKNWSIQMNGQPQQHIDAYGNVVHTLVVDKNLSEINVTAKGEVETGLPHSETQERLPLTIYLRNTHLTQPDENIKGLANSLEIINSIDKLQQLSEKIVSRVPYTKGSTSVFTTASQALDTGHGVCQDHAHIFIACCRSLNIPSRYVSGYLFTERGDLLESHAWAESWLNGIGWVSVDASNQCLVNGTHVRLAIGLDYRDACPVSGIRVGGGAESMSVGVDVSQQGLTAKKQIEQIQQ encoded by the coding sequence ATGCAATTAACTATTAAACACACCACTCAATACCAATACGCAGACCCTTTGCTTTATAGCATTCAACAACTGAAACTGACGCCTCAGAATGGGTTCGGTCAACGCGTAAAAAATTGGTCTATTCAGATGAATGGTCAACCCCAACAGCATATTGATGCATATGGCAATGTGGTTCATACACTGGTGGTTGATAAAAACTTATCAGAGATCAATGTTACTGCTAAAGGTGAAGTGGAAACTGGGCTGCCTCACTCGGAAACACAAGAGCGACTACCTTTAACTATTTACCTTAGAAATACACATCTAACGCAACCTGATGAAAATATTAAAGGCCTTGCAAACTCACTAGAAATTATTAATTCAATAGATAAACTTCAGCAGCTGAGTGAAAAAATTGTGTCACGAGTTCCCTACACCAAAGGCTCCACTAGTGTATTTACTACTGCCTCACAAGCGTTAGATACAGGTCACGGTGTATGCCAAGATCACGCTCATATTTTCATTGCCTGCTGTAGAAGCCTCAATATTCCCTCGAGATATGTGAGCGGCTATTTATTCACTGAACGAGGTGACTTATTAGAAAGCCATGCATGGGCTGAATCTTGGTTGAACGGTATTGGCTGGGTGAGCGTTGATGCATCTAATCAATGCTTAGTCAATGGTACGCATGTACGTTTAGCAATAGGCTTAGATTATCGAGATGCCTGCCCCGTTAGCGGTATTCGCGTGGGTGGAGGAGCAGAGTCGATGAGCGTTGGGGTTGATGTGTCTCAACAAGGGTTGACGGCAAAAAAACAAATTGAGCAAATTCAACAATAA
- a CDS encoding alpha-E domain-containing protein — MLSRTANHLYWMARYIERAENMARILDVTENMALVPNAAINEAALWWPALEISGTSDTFRESSKEYNSANVIHYLAMDRNNPSSIYSTLYSARENARAVRVALTTETWENINALWLEFSQFDENALDMNQLHDFCDWVKSRSHLFRGVSAGTMLQDDAYQFLRLGTFIERADNTARILDVKYHLLLPKEEEVGGGVDYYEWSSILRSVSAFQAYQKIFNDTIQPWNVAELLVLRKDMPRSLHACFFEISRILDSVTRGRHMECKRIAGEIHSSLMYGRMDHIFQNGLHEFLTEFIDRNHELGAEIQNTYLNVHAA, encoded by the coding sequence ATGTTAAGCCGTACAGCTAATCATTTGTATTGGATGGCTAGGTATATTGAACGAGCTGAGAATATGGCTCGTATCTTAGATGTCACCGAGAACATGGCACTTGTACCCAACGCTGCCATTAACGAGGCAGCATTATGGTGGCCAGCATTAGAAATTTCTGGAACTTCTGACACATTCAGAGAAAGTTCAAAGGAATATAACTCGGCTAACGTGATTCATTACCTAGCCATGGATCGCAACAACCCATCGAGCATTTACTCAACCCTTTATAGTGCACGTGAAAATGCTCGAGCCGTGAGAGTCGCCCTAACAACGGAAACTTGGGAGAACATCAACGCCCTATGGCTAGAGTTCAGTCAATTTGATGAAAATGCCTTAGACATGAATCAACTCCATGACTTCTGCGATTGGGTCAAATCACGATCACATTTATTCAGAGGCGTGAGTGCTGGCACGATGCTACAAGACGATGCTTATCAATTTTTAAGATTAGGTACATTTATTGAGCGTGCTGACAATACCGCAAGAATCCTTGATGTGAAATATCACCTGTTACTACCCAAAGAAGAGGAAGTGGGCGGTGGTGTTGATTATTACGAATGGAGCTCGATCCTAAGGTCTGTATCAGCCTTTCAAGCATACCAAAAGATATTTAATGACACCATTCAACCCTGGAATGTGGCCGAACTATTAGTTCTCCGAAAGGATATGCCCCGCTCACTCCACGCCTGTTTCTTTGAGATATCTAGGATCTTAGATAGCGTGACTCGTGGTCGGCATATGGAATGCAAGCGAATAGCTGGAGAAATTCATTCGAGCTTAATGTATGGGCGAATGGATCATATTTTCCAAAATGGCTTACATGAATTCTTAACTGAATTCATTGACCGTAATCATGAGCTAGGCGCAGAAATCCAAAATACCTACCTCAATGTCCATGCTGCGTAA
- a CDS encoding circularly permuted type 2 ATP-grasp protein, producing the protein MHNKSYFDEMHLSDASVRHVYANYQNWLKTIPTDQLESKRQEAEILFRRVGITFNVYGEDDGVERLIPFDVIPRLLSAKEWSTLSKGAIQRVRALNMFLDDIYHQQEIIRAGIISEEILKHSQYRPEMFNVDVPQGIYAHIAGIDIVRTGEDQFYVLEDNLRTPSGVSYMIEDRKMMMRLFPELFRRYSIAPVEHYPQVLKNNLRAVAQPGIKDPTVVLLTPGAYNSAYFEHAFLAQQMGVELVEGQDLFVRNNAVYMRTTEGPKRVDVIYRRIDDEFIDPLAFNPDSMLGVPGLFSVYRNGGVTLANAVGTGVADDKSTYIRVPDMIKFYLNEEPILANVPTYELSKPEDLSYTLDNLSELVVKEVQGSGGYGMLVGPTASQAELDSFKHRILANPSNYIAQPTLSLSTCPTLVEKGIAPRHVDLRPFVLSGDKVSLVPGGLCRVAMKEGSLVVNSSQGGGTKDTWVLQDKACEHASSPIDHEAGVMTC; encoded by the coding sequence ATGCATAACAAGAGTTATTTTGATGAAATGCACCTAAGCGATGCTTCGGTGCGCCATGTTTATGCAAATTACCAAAACTGGCTAAAAACTATTCCAACCGATCAGCTAGAAAGTAAGCGGCAAGAAGCTGAAATCTTATTTAGACGAGTTGGCATTACTTTTAACGTCTATGGCGAAGATGATGGCGTTGAACGACTTATTCCTTTTGATGTGATTCCAAGACTACTGTCTGCTAAAGAATGGTCAACCCTATCTAAGGGCGCAATACAACGTGTTCGCGCTCTAAATATGTTCTTGGATGACATTTATCATCAACAAGAAATTATTCGCGCGGGAATTATTTCAGAGGAAATACTAAAGCATTCGCAATATCGACCAGAAATGTTCAATGTAGATGTGCCTCAAGGTATTTACGCTCATATTGCAGGTATTGATATCGTGCGAACGGGCGAGGATCAGTTTTATGTGCTTGAAGATAATCTAAGGACGCCTTCTGGCGTGTCTTACATGATCGAAGATCGCAAGATGATGATGCGACTGTTTCCTGAATTATTCAGGAGATATTCCATCGCACCTGTCGAGCACTACCCACAAGTGTTAAAAAATAATTTACGTGCTGTTGCTCAACCTGGCATAAAAGATCCCACGGTAGTTCTATTGACACCTGGCGCTTATAACAGCGCCTATTTTGAGCATGCTTTCTTAGCTCAACAAATGGGAGTAGAACTTGTCGAAGGACAAGACCTATTTGTCCGCAATAACGCGGTTTATATGAGAACCACTGAAGGACCTAAACGAGTCGATGTAATTTATCGACGCATTGATGACGAATTTATTGATCCTCTAGCATTCAACCCCGACAGCATGCTAGGTGTGCCCGGCTTGTTCTCGGTATATCGGAATGGCGGGGTAACTCTTGCTAATGCAGTAGGTACGGGCGTGGCTGATGATAAGTCAACCTATATCCGCGTCCCTGACATGATTAAGTTCTACCTTAATGAGGAACCCATTCTTGCTAACGTTCCCACTTATGAATTGAGCAAGCCTGAGGATTTAAGCTATACATTAGATAACTTATCTGAATTGGTTGTAAAGGAAGTTCAAGGATCTGGTGGCTACGGCATGTTAGTTGGACCTACCGCTAGTCAAGCAGAGTTAGATTCTTTCAAACATAGAATTCTAGCTAATCCTAGCAACTATATTGCTCAACCTACCCTATCACTATCCACCTGCCCCACTCTTGTAGAGAAAGGTATTGCACCACGCCACGTTGATTTACGTCCATTTGTTTTATCTGGCGATAAGGTTAGTTTAGTGCCAGGTGGATTATGTCGGGTTGCCATGAAAGAAGGCTCTTTAGTAGTTAACTCTTCGCAAGGAGGTGGCACGAAAGATACCTGGGTTCTTCAAGATAAAGCTTGTGAACATGCCTCATCCCCCATCGATCACGAAGCGGGAGTTATGACATGTTAA
- a CDS encoding 4-hydroxyphenylacetate 3-hydroxylase family protein encodes MTGREYEESLRNYTPKVFVDGRKVDSVVDEPALRPGINAVGLTYDYALRPEYTPIMTATQNSTGETVNRLLHINTSSGDLLNKLEAVRLVCQETGCAQRYLTHDALNAIHQVSARIDDAKGTTEHREKFAAYLHDVQKRDLTLGIAMTDAKGDRSKRPHEQGNIDTYVHVTHRDGRGIRISGTKAIVTGAPYMHEFLVMPCRNMGKEDADFAVCCAVPVDAEGVTIVARPAGRPGEKAALFSNKYGQSTGVVIFENVFVPWDKVFYAGEWEHSGYMTYNYATHHRHSCIGARAGFGDLLIGAGALMCEANGFNPGEEHHLRDQMVELIKITEGFYACGVAASVYATQDTAAQSFVPDHVFSNIGKLLLATQIYDMHKIAHYVSGGLIVALPGPDEDHNPETAAKLSDVLRANPEIPYDKRIETARFIEDLTASYQGGWYSVISLHGGGSPEAMKREIYRNYPIGSKVKLVERLLDRGLTNDPNRAITQNTQPGKCCSQGCTIPGTPVMVDLPELPSQK; translated from the coding sequence ATGACAGGACGAGAGTATGAGGAATCATTACGCAATTACACCCCTAAAGTCTTTGTGGACGGTCGTAAAGTTGATTCTGTTGTTGATGAACCAGCACTTCGTCCAGGCATAAACGCTGTAGGTCTAACCTATGACTATGCCCTGCGCCCTGAGTACACACCAATAATGACGGCGACCCAAAATAGCACTGGCGAAACAGTTAATCGTTTATTACATATCAACACCAGTAGTGGTGATTTATTAAATAAGCTTGAAGCAGTTCGGCTTGTTTGCCAAGAAACAGGCTGCGCTCAGAGATATCTCACACATGATGCGTTGAATGCTATCCACCAAGTGTCCGCTCGCATTGACGATGCCAAAGGAACAACTGAACATCGTGAAAAGTTTGCCGCTTACCTTCACGATGTTCAAAAACGAGATTTAACATTAGGCATTGCGATGACAGATGCTAAAGGGGATCGCAGTAAGCGGCCACATGAGCAAGGGAATATTGACACCTATGTACATGTCACTCATCGAGATGGCAGAGGTATCCGAATTTCAGGCACTAAAGCAATTGTGACTGGAGCCCCCTATATGCATGAGTTTTTAGTGATGCCTTGCCGCAATATGGGTAAAGAAGATGCCGACTTTGCTGTATGTTGCGCCGTTCCAGTAGATGCTGAAGGTGTGACCATTGTTGCTCGTCCAGCAGGCCGCCCTGGTGAAAAAGCCGCATTGTTCTCAAATAAATATGGGCAATCTACAGGTGTAGTAATTTTTGAAAATGTTTTTGTACCTTGGGATAAAGTTTTCTACGCAGGGGAATGGGAACATAGTGGTTATATGACTTATAACTACGCCACACATCATCGTCACAGTTGTATTGGCGCTCGCGCTGGATTTGGGGACTTATTGATTGGCGCAGGTGCGCTCATGTGTGAGGCTAATGGATTTAATCCAGGTGAGGAGCATCACCTAAGAGATCAAATGGTTGAATTAATCAAAATTACCGAAGGATTCTATGCTTGCGGAGTTGCCGCGTCAGTGTACGCAACTCAAGATACTGCTGCTCAAAGTTTTGTACCCGACCATGTTTTTTCGAACATTGGCAAGCTCTTACTAGCTACACAAATTTATGACATGCACAAAATAGCTCACTATGTTTCAGGCGGATTAATCGTGGCATTACCTGGGCCAGATGAAGACCACAACCCTGAAACAGCAGCAAAACTAAGTGATGTTCTTCGTGCCAACCCAGAAATTCCTTATGACAAGCGGATTGAAACAGCAAGATTTATTGAGGACTTAACAGCATCCTATCAAGGTGGCTGGTACTCAGTTATTAGTTTGCATGGCGGCGGCTCACCCGAGGCAATGAAACGTGAAATTTATCGAAACTACCCCATCGGCTCAAAAGTTAAGCTCGTAGAGCGTTTGCTTGATAGAGGTCTAACAAATGATCCTAACCGTGCCATTACACAAAATACGCAACCTGGTAAATGCTGCTCTCAAGGCTGCACTATTCCAGGAACTCCCGTCATGGTTGATTTACCTGAATTACCATCGCAAAAATAA
- a CDS encoding TetR/AcrR family transcriptional regulator → MAQMKEKMTTELSGSEKQRRDRLALVSDAKRAHILAAAKEVFEEHGLDGANVREIAKRAGYTPGAIYSYFSAKEEIYGALLSASLERLNEAVSLSFQNSASPSERAKNSAMAFYDFYASNPRDLDLGFYLFGGARPHGLTPELNLKLNERLRDALKNFESSLKELGASPKIAREEVTAFFAHCVGLLILENTHRIKMFQENSGKLCATYVARTIERVKHSFEKSV, encoded by the coding sequence ATGGCGCAAATGAAAGAAAAAATGACCACAGAGTTATCTGGATCCGAAAAACAGCGGCGAGACAGACTGGCGTTGGTAAGTGACGCTAAGCGAGCACATATTTTGGCTGCGGCTAAAGAAGTTTTTGAAGAACATGGGCTTGATGGGGCAAATGTTCGGGAGATTGCTAAGAGAGCTGGATATACCCCAGGCGCAATCTATTCTTACTTTTCTGCAAAAGAAGAAATTTATGGCGCTTTATTATCAGCGTCATTGGAGCGATTGAATGAAGCGGTAAGTTTAAGTTTTCAGAATTCCGCCTCTCCGTCAGAGCGAGCAAAAAATTCCGCAATGGCTTTTTACGACTTTTATGCATCTAATCCAAGAGATTTAGATTTGGGCTTTTATCTCTTTGGTGGTGCAAGGCCCCATGGCTTAACGCCGGAACTTAATTTAAAGCTAAATGAAAGACTTCGCGATGCTTTGAAAAATTTTGAATCTTCATTGAAGGAGTTAGGCGCATCACCCAAAATTGCTAGAGAAGAAGTGACAGCATTTTTTGCGCATTGTGTTGGCTTGTTGATACTTGAAAATACGCATCGCATAAAAATGTTTCAAGAAAATTCAGGAAAACTGTGTGCTACGTATGTTGCTCGTACTATTGAGAGAGTTAAACATAGTTTTGAAAAATCGGTATAA
- a CDS encoding 2-hydroxychromene-2-carboxylate isomerase, producing MKKEAIFYYDIISPYAYLFVKMRGQLEGKLSLKPVPIFFPGLLRAQNNVGPAEVPEKRMHTYNFCTWKAARENIPLKFPKRHPFSSVAAMRLLYAHQADWDMVDKAFNFVWQEGKDPETDWTGFCAALGLHADTLKPTDENIKLGLAANTELASKAGVFGVPSVVVDGRSFWGCDTLEWILEFVDNPNLFNEEPYKSLSLVDNPLLKK from the coding sequence ATGAAAAAAGAAGCGATTTTTTATTACGACATCATTTCTCCTTATGCATATTTATTTGTCAAAATGCGTGGCCAATTGGAAGGTAAGCTTTCTCTTAAACCAGTGCCGATATTTTTTCCTGGGCTATTAAGGGCGCAAAATAATGTTGGCCCAGCCGAGGTTCCCGAAAAAAGAATGCATACATACAACTTTTGCACATGGAAAGCTGCGCGAGAGAACATCCCCTTAAAATTTCCCAAACGCCATCCATTTTCATCGGTAGCGGCTATGAGATTGCTTTATGCACACCAAGCTGATTGGGATATGGTTGATAAGGCATTTAATTTTGTTTGGCAAGAAGGTAAAGATCCTGAAACGGATTGGACTGGATTCTGTGCCGCTTTAGGATTGCATGCGGATACCCTCAAGCCAACTGATGAAAACATTAAATTAGGGTTGGCTGCTAATACAGAGTTAGCCTCTAAGGCAGGGGTTTTCGGTGTTCCTTCAGTGGTGGTTGATGGAAGATCGTTTTGGGGGTGTGACACACTTGAATGGATTTTAGAGTTTGTTGATAACCCAAACTTATTTAATGAAGAGCCATATAAGTCATTATCACTAGTAGATAACCCCTTGTTAAAAAAATGA
- a CDS encoding YeeE/YedE family protein yields the protein MKNILTFIAGLAFGIGLIISGMTNPAKVIGFLDIFGNWDPSLMFVMLGAIPISFIGFKFIEKKASTIFNEPLHLPGKTHINTELIVGSLLFGSGWALAGLCPGPALVALGSGSSKAMIFVVAMLAGMYVHDHLYKNIFKSN from the coding sequence ATGAAAAACATTCTCACCTTTATAGCCGGCCTTGCATTTGGTATTGGTCTTATCATCTCAGGCATGACAAACCCAGCCAAGGTAATAGGGTTTTTAGATATATTTGGAAACTGGGATCCAAGCCTGATGTTTGTCATGCTTGGGGCAATTCCAATTAGTTTTATCGGATTTAAATTTATTGAAAAGAAAGCATCTACTATTTTCAATGAGCCGTTACATTTACCTGGAAAAACTCATATCAACACAGAGTTAATCGTGGGTAGTCTTCTATTTGGATCTGGCTGGGCTTTAGCAGGCTTGTGCCCAGGCCCCGCTCTCGTCGCGCTAGGTTCTGGAAGTAGCAAAGCCATGATTTTTGTTGTCGCCATGTTAGCTGGCATGTATGTACATGACCATCTATACAAAAATATTTTCAAATCAAACTAA